Proteins encoded within one genomic window of Eleutherodactylus coqui strain aEleCoq1 chromosome 1, aEleCoq1.hap1, whole genome shotgun sequence:
- the LOC136605689 gene encoding sericin 1-like, whose protein sequence is MPNIVEGARTKGSSGNKVEGARTKGSSGNIVEGARTKGSSGNIVEGARTKGSSGNIMEGARSKGSSGNIVEGTRTKGSSSNIVEGARTKGSSGNIVEGARSKGSSGNIVEGARTKGSSGNIVEGARTKGSSGNIVEGARTKGSSGNIVEGARTKGSSGNIVEGARTKGSSSNIVEGTRTKGSSGNMVEGARTKGSSGNIVEGARTKGSSGNIVEGARTKGSSGNILEGARTKGSSGNIVEGALPRAAPAT, encoded by the coding sequence ATGCCCAACATAGTGGAAGGTGCACGTACCAAGGGCAGCTCTGGCAACAAAGTGGAAGGTGCACGTACCAAGGGCAGCTCCGGCAACATAGTGGAAGGTGCACGTACCAAGGGCAGCTCCGGCAACATAGTGGAAGGTGCACGTACCAAGGGCAGCTCCGGCAACATAATGGAAGGTGCACGTTCCAAGGGCAGCTCCGGCAACATAGTGGAAGGTACACGTACCAAGGGCAGCTCCAGCAACATAGTGGAAGGTGCACGTACCAAGGGCAGCTCCGGCAACATAGTGGAAGGTGCACGTTCCAAGGGCAGCTCCGGCAACATAGTGGAAGGTGCACGTACCAAGGGCAGCTCCGGCAACATAGTGGAAGGTGCACGTACCAAGGGCAGCTCCGGCAACATAGTGGAAGGTGCACGTACCAAGGGCAGCTCCGGCAACATAGTGGAAGGTGCACGTACCAAGGGCAGCTCCGGCAACATAGTGGAAGGTGCACGTACCAAGGGCAGCTCCAGCAACATAGTGGAAGGTACACGTACCAAGGGCAGCTCCGGCAACATGGTGGAAGGTGCACGTACCAAGGGCAGCTCCGGCAACATAGTGGAAGGTGCACGTACCAAGGGCAGCTCCGGCAACATAGTGGAAGGTGCACGTACCAAGGGCAGCTCCGGCAACATATTGGAAGGTGCACGTACCAAGGGCAGCTCTGGCAACATAGTGGAAGGTGCACTACCAAGGGCAGCTCCGGCAACATAA